In Herbaspirillum seropedicae, a single window of DNA contains:
- the recA gene encoding recombinase RecA — MDDKKAANNSEKSKALAAALAQIEKQFGKGSVMRMEDGVIAEEIQAVSTGSLGLDIALGIGGLPRGRVIEIYGPESSGKTTLTLQSIAEMQKLGGTCAFIDAEHALDVTYAQKLGVNLNDLLISQPDTGEQALEICDALVRSGAVDLIVVDSVAALTPKAEIEGDMGDSLPGLQARLMSQALRKLTGSINRTNTTVIFINQIRMKIGVMFGNPETTTGGNALKFYASVRLDIRRTGSIKSGDEVIGSETKVKVVKNKVAPPFREAHFDILYGEGTSREGEILDLGSEHKVVEKSGAWYSYNGERIGQGKDNARNYLKEHPELAREIENKVRVALGVPELAGGEAEAEAKAS, encoded by the coding sequence ATGGACGACAAAAAAGCTGCGAACAACTCTGAGAAGAGCAAGGCGCTGGCCGCCGCGTTGGCACAGATTGAAAAGCAGTTTGGCAAGGGCTCGGTGATGCGCATGGAAGATGGCGTCATCGCCGAGGAAATCCAGGCGGTCTCCACTGGCTCACTGGGCCTGGACATCGCCCTGGGCATCGGCGGCCTCCCGCGTGGCCGCGTCATCGAGATCTACGGCCCGGAATCCTCGGGCAAGACCACCCTGACCCTGCAATCGATTGCCGAGATGCAGAAACTGGGCGGCACCTGCGCCTTCATCGATGCCGAGCACGCACTGGACGTCACCTATGCGCAAAAGCTGGGTGTGAACCTGAACGACCTGCTGATCTCCCAGCCCGACACCGGCGAACAGGCCCTGGAAATCTGCGACGCCCTGGTACGTTCCGGCGCCGTGGACCTGATCGTGGTCGACTCCGTGGCCGCACTGACCCCCAAGGCTGAAATCGAAGGCGACATGGGCGACTCCCTGCCTGGCCTGCAAGCCCGCCTGATGTCGCAGGCGCTGCGCAAGCTGACCGGCAGCATCAACCGTACCAATACCACGGTCATCTTCATCAACCAGATCCGCATGAAGATCGGCGTCATGTTCGGCAACCCCGAAACCACCACCGGTGGTAATGCCCTGAAGTTCTACGCCTCCGTGCGCTTGGACATCCGCCGCACCGGCTCGATCAAGTCCGGCGACGAAGTCATCGGCAGCGAGACCAAGGTCAAGGTCGTCAAGAACAAGGTCGCTCCGCCGTTCCGCGAAGCCCACTTTGACATCCTGTATGGCGAAGGCACCTCGCGCGAAGGCGAGATCCTGGACCTCGGTTCCGAGCACAAGGTGGTCGAGAAGTCCGGCGCCTGGTACAGCTACAACGGCGAGCGCATCGGCCAGGGCAAGGACAATGCCCGCAACTACCTGAAGGAACATCCGGAACTGGCGCGCGAGATCGAAAACAAGGTCCGCGTGGCCCTGGGTGTGCCGGAACTGGCCGGTGGCGAAGCCGAAGCCGAAGCGAAAGCCTCCTGA